The region CGCACTCGCCGGAAGAGATCCACGCGCCCCGGGGAGGCATTACCCCTGGCGGAGGAGAGCCACAGATTTCACGGATTCCACTGGCCGCGGAAAGAGGCGAATCCATAGGGTCTGTGTTTGGTTTCCGAATCCGGAAAGGCGGGCTGCTGGACGGTGCATGCCCGACGCGAGAATGTGGCCGGGACTATTCCAGCGTGTGGCGTGTTCTCAGTGGCTGCTTCTCGCGTGAGGGACGATGATACAGCGACAAAGGACAATCGGGTGGGGAAAGCGTTGCGGACTCCTGCTCTGGCTTGTGATCGCCCTGGTCAGTGGAGAGAGTGTCGTAGCCTCGTCCCTTGAGCTACCTCTTGATGTCACTCGCCGATGGGAATTACCGGGTCCTTCAAAGGGTGAGCGACAACGCCGCAAACGATTTCGGGATTCACCTGCCTAATGAAAGGGAGAACCGAACCCCAAAACGACATTCACCCTAGCGGTACCGCGCGCGTCTGTGCTGAGACGAGGCAGGAAGCTCATGGCTCTCGATCTGATCTTTTGTCCTGGCTCTCCTGTTCTGAAGGCGAGCGGATGAGAACCCATACCGCTTATTGGCCCGGAGTACGAGGTGGGTCTGGAACCGGTGCGCGTCAACGTGGAACGGATGATTCATATCTTCTGGCTGGCGGCTCGGGAACTGGTGGAGATCTGGCACAAATTCTCCCACCGTCATCGTTCGGCGACATTCAGAAGATTGTCGCCCGGAGCGACGATGAGTTCTGCTTCCCCACAGACGTGTGGGTAGCCGTCACCTACGATTTCGCCCTAGCCTTTCACCGGCGCGTGATGGCACGAGATCATCTCCTGCAGGCACCGGTCCCGCTTTACCTGGCCCGGATGGCCTCGCTCGTCGTAGAAAGCACGGCCGATGACGTGGAGCAGATCATCGAGCGTCTCTGTCGCCGGCTTGAAGAGCAAAACCCTCGATCGTCGCGCGATGGCTCTAGGACAGGTAGCGCGGACTTTCCCGTCTGCAACTCGGATTCTTGTTGGCCAATTTTCTGGGCGGAGCAGCGACGGGCTGTAGCGGCTGGTAGATTTTCCACTGGTTTTGGCCTAGACTTTTTCTCGCCGAGAAGCAGCGACATCACGACCGGGCGATATGGACAATGGCACGAACCAACGACATCCTGGCCATCATTCTGGGAGGGGGACAGGGGACGCGCCTCTTTCCCCTCACAGCGTTGCGCTCCAAACCGGCCGTTCCGCTGGCGGGGAAATATCGGCTGATTGACATTGCCGTGAGCAACTGTATCAACTCCGGGATCGGGAAGATCTACGTCCTCACCCAGTTCAATTCTGCCTCGCTCAACCGTCACATCTCCCGAACGTATCGCTTCAGTCGCTTTTCCGATGATTTCGTAGACATTCTGGCAGCGGAGCAAACGCTTGAAAATCGCAACTGGTTTCAGGGGACGGCCGATGCCGTTCGTCAGGGCTGGCGCCATTTCGATCAGTGGCGTGCGGAGACCTACCTCATCCTGGCCGGGGATCATCTCTATCGCATGGACTACCGTGATTTCGTCGAACGTCATCGGCAGACGAATGCCGACGTGACGATCTCGGTCATCGCCGTTGAGGAGGAGAAGGCACCGGGACTCGGCCTGCTCAAAATTGACGACACGGGACGCGTCATCGAATTCCGCGAAAAGCCTCAAGGAGAAGCGCTCGCGGCCATGCGGACGGATACGAGCCGGTGCGGGCTCACACCCGACGAAGCACGACGTCGGCCTTATCTCGCTTCGATGGGCATCTACGTCTTCAAAAAGAGCGTGCTCAAGGCCCTGCTCGACAATAATCCTGAACAGGTGGATTT is a window of Blastocatellia bacterium DNA encoding:
- a CDS encoding glucose-1-phosphate adenylyltransferase → MARTNDILAIILGGGQGTRLFPLTALRSKPAVPLAGKYRLIDIAVSNCINSGIGKIYVLTQFNSASLNRHISRTYRFSRFSDDFVDILAAEQTLENRNWFQGTADAVRQGWRHFDQWRAETYLILAGDHLYRMDYRDFVERHRQTNADVTISVIAVEEEKAPGLGLLKIDDTGRVIEFREKPQGEALAAMRTDTSRCGLTPDEARRRPYLASMGIYVFKKSVLKALLDNNPEQVDFGREIIPTAITQCHVQTYLFDGYWEDIGTISAFYRANMDLTMALPKFNLYDPDAPIYTHPRFLPPAKIRECRIHDCLIADGSILSGAELIHCVVGIRTRIERGARLERTIIMGADYYQTVEEIAEDRARGIPPVGIGENTTIYKAIIDKNARIGANVKIVNQNGWEHADGPNYYIREGIVVIPKDAIVPEGTVI